A genomic window from Fusarium oxysporum Fo47 chromosome X, complete sequence includes:
- a CDS encoding auxin efflux carrier — MSSSVASTFVGAIQASASVLLTIFYGVVAGQTKLLSVETGRQISKICIKMFLPALLIVNLGTQIEASNALQYVIILAWALVYNLVSIGIGYALTKVLSLPKWFTPAITFNNTTSYPLLLIQSLGSAGVLSALAKSDDDTSDAIIDRAKSFFLVCSVISNMLTFGLGGTLLGVSDEDPVDAMDADLRDRAGHNDTPDESGSDEENGESNERTSLLPGPLPRYAKKASRGTAQAQHAVWDKLHPRIQHMLALTTQFISPPSVGATIGVILAFVPPLKKAFFANSEDGGIFNAWLTVSLKNIGELFVTLQVIVVGIKLAHSLRRMRQGHDSGSIHWLPLSIVVLIRFFIWPVLSILFIRMLITQTDVLGQDRVLWFTMMLMPAGPPAMKLVAMAEVDDADEDDKMSIARVLMTCYAISPLLSLAVVASLKACI, encoded by the exons ATGTCGAGCAGTGTTGCCAGCACCTTTGTCGGCGCCATTCAGGCGTCGGCGTCTGTTCTCTTGACCATCTTTTATGGTGTCGTCGCTGGGCAGACAAAGCTTCTTAGTGTTGAGACGGGACGGCAGATCTCAAAGATCTGCATCAAGATGTTTCTTCCTGCGCTCTTGATCGTCAATCTTGGTACACAGATTGAAGCCTCCAATGCGCTTCAATACGTTATCATTCTCG CATGGGCACTTGTCTACAACCTGGTCTCAATCGGAATCGGTTACGCCCTCACGAAGGTCCTCAGTCTCCCGAAATGGTTCACGCCGGCAATCACCTTCAACAATACCACATCTTACCCTCTGCTCTTGATCCAATCCCTCGGTTCAGCTGGTGTTCTCTCTGCCCTTGCAAAGTCCGACGATGACACCAGCGACGCAATCATTGATCGAGCCAAGTCCTTCTTTCTCGTCTGTTCCGTCATCTCCAACATGCTCAcctttggtcttggtggaACCCTTCTTGGAGTCAGTGACGAAGACCCAGTCGATGCTATGGATGCAGATCTGAGGGACCGAGCGGGACATAACGATACACCAGATGAGAGTGGCTCGGACGAAGAGAACGGAGAGTCCAACGAACGAACATCTCTCCTTCCTGGACCGCTCCCACGATACGCGAAGAAGGCATCTCGTGGTACCGCGCAGGCTCAACACGCCGTATGGGACAAGCTGCATCCTCGCATTCAGCACATGCTGGCTCTCACCACTCAATTCATCAGCCCACCATCTGTCGGCGCTACCATCGGTGTCATTCTCGCCTTTGTGCCTCCTCTCAAGAAAGCATTCTTTGCCAACAGTGAGGATGGCGGCATCTTCAACGCTTGGTTGACTGTCAGTCTCAAGAACATTGGAGAACTCTTCGTCACCCTGCAGGTCATTGTCGTCGGCATCAAGCTCGCTCACAGTCTTCGTCGCATGCGACAAGGACATGACTCGGGTAGTATCCATTGGCTTCCTCTCTCCATCGTTGTCCTGATTCGCTTCTTTATCTGGCCAGT GCTCAGCATTTTGTTCATTCGAATGCTCATCACACAGACTGATGTCCTAGGTCAGGACCGTGTCCTTTGGTTCACCATGATGCTCATGCCCGCTGGCCCACCAGCCATGAAGCTTGTGGCCATGGCGGAGGTCGATGACGCGGACGAGGATGACAAGATGTCCATCGCCCGAGTTCTGATG ACTTGCTATGCTATTTCTCCCTTGTTGTCTCTCGCAGTGGTCGCAAGTCTGAAAGCCTGTATTTGA
- a CDS encoding uncharacterized protein (expressed protein) — protein sequence MGFSELAIYTLGLACIARSIMAFINPQAEYALNGLKHTATSKDDPSSAPIYMLGTWEVSVGILLLVHQVNGNSTGVTTLLGLMSLYKAGVATLLWNIGSSISKVAGNVATAVLLLTWAVLKS from the coding sequence ATGGGTTTCTCAGAACTCGCAATATACACCCTAGGCCTCGCTTGTATCGCTAGAAGCATAATGGCCTTCATCAACCCGCAGGCCGAATATGCACTCAATGGACTAAAGCATACCGCCACTTCGAAGGATGACCCAAGCTCGGCACCTATTTACATGCTGGGCACTTGGGAGGTGTCGGTTGGTATCCTCTTGTTGGTACACCAGGTAAACGGAAACAGCACTGGAGTCACGACGCTCCTAgggttgatgagcttgtaCAAGGCTGGCGTTGCCACACTACTTTGGAACATTGGAAGCAGCATAAGTAAGGTTGCCGGGAATGTGGCTACGGCTGTTTTGCTCTTAACATGGGCTGTTTTGAAAAGCTAA